The window CCGCTGTCAGAAATTTTCATTCTGTGCAGTGATTGCCCCATTCACCTGGTTGGGAAACCAGAAGCTGTAGCAACTCTGGAAGGGAGCAGCTGCCTCTGACTGGTCTGAGGCGCCAGGGCTGGCCAAGCCCAGCTGCTATAAAACGAAGCCAGCACTCAGGCGTGCATGTCCTCTGTCAATTCTGTTTCGGGGAGACCTGGTAAGTGGGATTATCCCTGTCTGCCCCATACTTTAGGCTCCCCCTGGGAAGGGCCGGGGAGTGGAACAGCCTTTTCTGAGATGGTGAGAGAAAACTCAGGGAGGTCTGGACCAAAATCCAGAGctcccagaggaggggagggacaaAGAGAGGACAAAGAAGGAGCTGAGTCCTCTAGCATTTTTGGGTGAGGGCACAGTCGTTTCCAAGGCAAGGCCCTTCTTGGGCAGAGATGAGGGCATAGGGAGAGTTAACAGGCACtttgagagagtgtgtgtgtgtgaccctAACCCTCCCACGCTTGTATCTATATTGTCCCACCCATTCCCATCATTAGCCGTAGCCATTGCTGGTTTAGTTATTTGGTGGTGCAGGCCAGGACAAAGCCATCACTTGGGATATGAACCTTCTGAGTATCCCCCTAGTCTTCAGTCTGCTGTGGGCAGAGCCACCATCCCCACCCTGGGATCCCCACGTACTCCCTCTTCCAGGTGGGGCAACTCCTTGGGCATCATGCCGACGGATCTGGAGAATGCTATCAACTCCCTCATTGATGTCTACCACAACTACTCCCTGCTTAAAGGGAATTACCATGCCATCTATAGGGACGACTTGAAGAAATTGTTAGAGACAGAGTGTCCTCAGTACCTGAaggtgaggaggggctggtgtgGTTGGGGTTCTCTGCCAGGCTCTGAGGAGGCCCTGAGTCACTGCTCCCCCACGCTGGTCTGTGGAGACAGCCAGGCCTCAGCTCTGCCTGAGATCTTCACACTCTGGCCTCTTTCTCCTCAATCTTGACAGAAAAAGAATGCAGACGCCTGGTTCAAAGAGTTGGACATCAATGAGGATGGTGCTGTTAACTTCCAGGAGTTCCTCATCCTGGTGGTCAAGGTGGGCCTCTTGGCCCATGAAGACATCCACAAGGAGTAGCAGAGCTatggcccctggggctggcccctggacttgTCCCTGCAGAACAATAAAGTAGTTGATACCTCAGGCCTCTCTTGGTCTCCTGCTTTTCTCTGGCGGAATGAGATTCCTGGCGGGTGGAGGGAGAATTGGAaaacccaaaggaagaaaaataggcCTGTGTTGTCTCCCACTCCCCATCTCTGGGAACCTTCAGTGCCCACTGCTGCCTGTTTCCTCCCCGTGTTCTCCCCAAACTGTTCCCGAGGCTCTTCCAGCCTCACGGTCCTGAGTCATTGGTTCCAGGACTTAAGGATTCTGAAAAGTCCAAGACACTGTAGCTGATGATTTTCCAACTTGTCCCAAATGGGTGATATGGGAACAGGGACACGTAGGGAAATTCATAGTGTTctctaaaataaactttaatttccaGCTAAATGTCTTAGATGCCACTCTTGGGAAATTAGGGAGATAACTACatagaggggtgtgtgtgtgtgtgtgtgtgtgtgtgtggcccacacttgtaatttcttcttAGAGGTTTTGGAAGCTTTCCTTGTCTCTCTACTCCCAAACTCATTAAATAATAAAGGAATGAGCAGATAGGCTGATGCATTAATAAAAGTCAACTCAGAGAACAGGATACTCCAATGCTGTCCTGTGGGGTGAATGCTCTGGTGATGAGTGAATTATCTAAAATAACCTCTCTATCATTACTCTGGATTGTCCAAGGACCTGGTGAAATGGGGAGGCCAGAAGATAGATGAATGGGCATCTCTCAGCAGAACCCAACCCCCAATCTGAGTTTCCATGCTGTGCCTTGGAAAACTTCCTGTTGTTCTCACTTAGGTGATGGGTCAGCGGTGTTAGTAATGAAGAAGGGGATGgggagctctcaccagaatctCTCAACCAGGGTTCTTCGCTTGATCTTCTATATATCTCTGAAATGGAACTGAAGTTGAACGTATCATTTTGAATGCATGTGTGTAAACACATTCCTCTATGGCTTTCATTAGAGTCTCAAAATGGTCCAAAGACCCCTGAAAGGTTAGGAACACTCGTCCTAGCTGCTGGGTTTTAATGAAAGGGGAAGTATTTCTATTACCGTTGTTTTGTGTGTGGTTGGACTCTGGGGGGAAGTGTGTTGCTTAAGGACTAAATCAATTTCTCCTCCTGCTGCCCATACCCCTTTCTAACTCTCCTGCTCTGTGAAGCTGGGGGTGCCCTGTGCCCTGGGAGACAGAGGCTGGCTTGGGGTCTCTCTGCACATATGAGGCACTGAGTGGCTGCATCAACACAGCAGGAACCCTTCAACCCTGTCTGGGATGATTTTGTGCTTCTGACCCCAGGAGCCTGGGCTGAAGAGGAACCCAACTCCGGGGGTTGAGGAGGGAGAGGGGTTCTTTGGAGAATCCAGAAGTGCTTCGTGCCTGAAAAGAGAAGAGGGGGTGGCCAAAACCCCCAGGATTTCAGGAGGAGCAAGCCCCTCCTACCCTCCAACAAAATGCAATTCAGATTAACTGGCTTTCCATGCTGAAGATTACTCACTTTAGATCATGGGCTTTTTGTTTGTGGTAGTCCTTAATCATAAAAATGCAAACGAGCAGGGAAAGGTAACAGCTTAAATCTTTATTCACCAACCAAGGCTTTAATTACCAGCTGTTTTACTGTCAGCTAACATGTTAGTGAAAATGGTTGGCAGCCAGTGGAGAATTAGGATTGGGACCTAAAATGGGATGGAGGAGTATTGCCATCAAACACGGAGATGGACTCCTGCTGGGCAAGTGGGAAGGCTCGGGGACAGAATGgcttccttttcagttttctgaaGGATAGCTTTATCGGTCCCTGAAAGCAAGTGCTTCCAGCTAAGGCAGGAGCGTGAATGCATTCTCTGCATTGCAGAAATGGAGATTATGCAGTTTTGACAGCCATTTTTAAAGGTGAGCTGCTGGCCCAAATTGGCCCAGGCAAAGATGGAAAAGGTGTACAGGGCTCACCAAGCTGCATCCCAGGCCTTACTCAACATTTAGGGATTTTAATGGGAGAATACACAAAAGGAGAGAGCAACCTGATTTTGCCTCTCACTTATCCAAATGGTGTGACAtggtggtgtgtgtatgtgtatgtatgtgtgttggggtggggtggggccaaCATATCCAAGTGCCTTTGAATCTCCTTGACAAGGCACTGTAGGACTTGCTGttaatggattctttggggggAAATTTACCACTGTTAATTCTGTTTGCCTTTAGCTGGAAGTCCAATGAGTCTGCTTTCTCTGAGCCCCCTCAGAAGGACCATGAGGAAGGTGACCGAGAGTGCCCTTTGAGTTTCACCGTCAGTGATGGGTCACTGGTTTTGAAGAACTGCATTGATCCCGAGCTATCAACAGTTGATACCTGAGCTAGCTGGATAGTGGGGTGGCCCAGCTGGCACTGGCAGCCTGGAGAAAGAGGCGGAGGTGAGGGAGGAAGCAGGCTTCGAGACTGTAATTTACAAACAAGAGTGTGCCTATTACAGGAAGCCCTGGGCAGAGTCAGACAGGGTTTGTAGCCCAGAGCAAGTTGATTTGGTTTCCTGTTTCACCAGCtgcaaaagaagaacaaggcAGTGGGAAGTTGAGAAATTAGTACTTTAGCAGGAAAATTCATGTAATATTTGAGCCCACAAAAGAGACCTTGGCTCACCAGGCAGATCCGGCCACTGAGATTTCCGGGGACTGTAAGAGGACCTGTATGAAATGCTGCTTCTCTCCCCAAGGCTCCTGCCTTCAGCCAAGTTCCTCATGGTTGTGACAAAAGTCCTCAAGCACAAGGAGAGGATCTGGAATTGGGCAATTGGTGCTTAGCAGCTAAAGAAAAGAGCTTATGCCAGTGGAAAAGACTTCCCCGTACATCCCTCCACTTGGCAGCCAGAACCATTCTGCTTGGGTGCAGGTACTAGCCTATCTTCTGGCCTCCTAATGTGCAGAATTCAGCCTAAAGTCAAATGGGCTGAAGAGGGGAGAGGTAGCTACAAACACTTATTGGGCTGCTGCTGAATGGAAGTGTGAAAGGCAACCATCATCTCAAAcctggaaaaagacaaaatggtgaTGGCTTAAATCTTTTATCTCATGCTAGAATCTGTCTGAATAGAATCAAGTCCTTGCTACTTGTTAATCTTCCATCGTCTGACACTTCTAGGAAATGGAATATGGTTGGCACAGTGTATTTGATTAACAAGTCACAGTGGAGCGTCCAGTAGACAGTTTCTATCTGCTTGATGGGGTAATATGATTTCATAGCCTGTAGAGATGTTAAACCCCTAAATGTTATGGTTTTCATCGCCCTGTTGAAAGTTAAGAGTCTTATATCTAACTTAATTTTACTTTGGAGTTCCTTTCCTGATTGTCTTTCTATATCCTCAAAAATTCTTCAAACTAGTTTCTAAAAAAACTTCTTTGCCGATTCTCTcattaatgaattaaaacaagaattttgACATGGGCCCACTGTTTGTTGatcattttgctttttggttGGCACAAGACTTTGGGATagtttgtcttatttatttctcgTATCAACCCACTGAGACAGGTAATCACTATTTCCGTTGCGTATgaggaggttcagagaggtgaagaagctTGACCGAGTTTACTCATGTGGCAAGTGGCAGTGCTGGGATTAGATCCCCCACTGTCTCCAGGTAAGAAACTCTGGTTCCGACGCAAAGTGCTCTCCTCCAGCCAGCTTCTGTCCTGTGCGCCGAGGTCCTGGCTTCCTTCGCAGCCCTTCTGGCCTCTTCGTCCTCACCGCCTGCAGGGTCTCTGCCATCCACAGGTGAGGAGCAAGGCACAGCAGGTGTCAGCAGGAACTTCCCTCTAGGGTCCTCTCCTCTGTCCAGGACTTCACCAGGCACGCCCCGAttactgtgggttttttttcctggtgtGAGCAATCCTCCAGTCAACAATCATACAACAGGAAGGTTGGCATTCTGATTTCCCTAAGCTCTTAGGCACTGTCTCAGTAATAATTCCCCTCCCTTCTTGGTTGGGGAGACTTCCTTCCAGTCTTAGGAGCTGTGGGAATTCCCACGTGAACAATTTGTGATTTGCAAAATCATGGTCTGAACTGCCTTCTAAGATCAAGGCATAGATCGTTAGGAACTCTTTCAAATGATCTGGACCCATCCCTCTGCAGCGGACAGgagcctcctcctctgcctcctaaATAGGTCTAGTCAGCAGCAGAAAGCATGGAGCTATCCTGCAGCCAGAGCACATGCAGAGGCTCTTCATGGACCCAGCCCAGCAAAGGTTCCATCCAGGACACCTTTCTCAGCAGCTTGTTTTGCTAT of the Equus quagga isolate Etosha38 chromosome 13, UCLA_HA_Equagga_1.0, whole genome shotgun sequence genome contains:
- the S100A8 gene encoding protein S100-A8; the protein is MPTDLENAINSLIDVYHNYSLLKGNYHAIYRDDLKKLLETECPQYLKKKNADAWFKELDINEDGAVNFQEFLILVVKVGLLAHEDIHKE